In one window of Lynx canadensis isolate LIC74 chromosome B3, mLynCan4.pri.v2, whole genome shotgun sequence DNA:
- the ARHGEF40 gene encoding LOW QUALITY PROTEIN: rho guanine nucleotide exchange factor 40 (The sequence of the model RefSeq protein was modified relative to this genomic sequence to represent the inferred CDS: inserted 3 bases in 3 codons; deleted 1 base in 1 codon; substituted 1 base at 1 genomic stop codon) has product MEPEPVEDCVQSTLAALYPPFEATAPTLLGQVFQVVERTYREDALRYTLDFLVPAKHLLAKVQQEACAQYSGFLFFHEGWPLCLHEQVVVQLAALPWQLLRPGDFYLQVVPSAAQAPRLALKCLAPGGGRVQELPVPNEACAYLFTPEWLQGINKDRPTGRLSTCLLSAPSGIQRLPWAELICPRFVHKGGLMVGHRPSTLPPELPSGPPGLPSPPLPEEALGTRSPGDGHNAPAEGPEGEYVELLEVTLPARGSPTDAEGSSGLSRTRTVPTRKGAGGKGRHRRHRAWMHQKGLGARDQDGARPPGEGSSTGASPGSPPGAEALPEATALEVSESPAETLGESSESCPLRPGEVGGGAGQGAEGPPGTPRRTGKGNRRKKRAAGRGALSRGGDSAPLSPGDKEESSHQEVHVSLPPPNEQELPGCSPVEEEHKGSEKPESELKEELGPADKKESRPPEACGPIEETARKKEQEGPSLICMAGPTGPEGLPSDPPTPPLEAVQEMKGDSVPEEASPVSISDDPDVAWDLMASGFLVLTGGMDQSGRALLTITPPCPPEEPPPSRDMLSTTLHYLHSLLRPDLQILGLSILLDLRKAPLPPALIPVLSQLQDSGDPPLIQRLCSLTHDDPLTEFYGLQGAELLSESDLKRVAKPEELPWDLGGHREPLPSYWVETHQEVARLCLLCQGVLCSVRQAIEELEGAAEPEGEEAVGMLEPLQKVLADPRLTELQRDGGAILMRLRSTHSSKLEGPGPATLYQEVDEAIHQLVRLSNLHVQEQERRQRLHRLQQVLQWLSXPGEEQLASFAVPGDXLSALQETELQFRAFSTEVQERLAQAREALALEEDTTSQKVLDVFEQRLEQVESGLHRALRLQRFFQQAHEWVNEGSARLAGAGPGREAVLAALALRRAPEPSAGTFQEMRALALDLGSPAALREWGRCRARCQELERRIQQHLGEEASPQGHRRRRADSTSSGGASRGPHSPSPSLSSLLLPSSPGPRAAPSHCSLAPCGEDCEEEGPDLAPEAEGRPPRTVLIRGLEVTSTEVVDRTCSPREHVLLGRAGGPDGPWGVGTPRMERKRSIRXEPRPISAQERLVSELIACEQEYVATLSEPXPPGPELTPELRGAWAAALSTRERLRSFHRTHFLRELQGCATHPLRIGACFLRHGDQFSLYAQYVKHRHKLENGLAALGPPTKGSTESGPYLPRALQQPLEQLARYGRLLEELLREAGPELSSERQALGAAVQLLREQETRGRDLLAVEAVRGCETDLKEQGQLLHRDPFTVICGRKKCLRHVFLFEHLLLFSKLKGAEGGSETFVYKQAFKTADMGLTENIGDSGLCFELWFRRRRAREAYTLQAASPEIKLKWTSSIAQLLWRQAAHNKELRVQQMVSMGIGNKPFLDIKALGERTLSALLTGRAARTRASVAVSSFEHAGPSLPGLSPGACSLPARVEEEAWDLDVKQISLAPETLDSSGDVSPGPRNSPSLQPPHPGSSTPTLASGGILGLSRQSHARALSDPTTPL; this is encoded by the exons GAGCCCGAGCCAGTGGAAGACTGTGTGCAGAGCACGCTGGCCGCCCTGTACCCGCCCTTCGAGGCAACGGCCCCCACATTGTTGGGCCAGGTGTTCCAGGTGGTGGAGAGGACTTATCGGGAGGACGCGCTGAGGTACACGCTGGACTTCCTGGTGCCCGCCAAGCACCTGCTTGCCAAGGTCCAGCAGGAAGCCTGT gCCCAGTACAGCGGTTTCCTCTTCTTCCATGAGGGCTGGCCCCTCTGCCTGCACGAGCAGGTGGTGGTGCAGCTTGCAGCCTTGCCCTGGCAGCTGCTACGTCCAGGAGACTTCTACCTGCAAGTGGTGCCCTCAGCAGCCCAAGCACCCCGCCTGGCACTCAAGTGCCTGGCCCCAGGGGGCGGGCGGGTACAGGAGTTGCCTGTGCCCAATGAGGCCTGTGCCTACCTATTCACACCTGAGTGGCTACAAGGCATCAATAAGGACCGGCCAACAGGTCGCCTCAGTACTTGCCTACTATCTGCGCCCTCTGGCATTCAGCGGCTGCCCTGGGCAGAGCTCATCTGCCCACGATTTGTGCACAAAGGAGGCCTCATGGTTGGACATCGGCCAAGCACACTGCCCCCCGAGCTGCCCTCTGGACCCCCAGGGCTCCCCAGCCCTCCACTCCCTGAGGAGGCCCTGGGCACCCGGAGTCCTGGGGATGGGCACAATGCCCCCGCTGAAGGACCCGAGGGCGAGTACGTGGAGCTGCTGGAAGTGACACTGCCTGCGAGGGGGAGCCCCACAGATGCTGAGGGCTCCTCGGGCCTCTCCAGGACCCGGACGGTACCCACCCGAAAGGGTGCTGGAGGAAAGGGCCGGCACAGGAGACACCGGGCCTGGATGCACCAGAAGGGTCTGGGGGCCCGGGACCAGGATGGGGCACGCCCACCTGGTGAAGGAAGCAGCACTGGAGCCTCCCCCGGGTCTCCCCCTGGAGCTGAGGCTCTCCCAGAAGCGACAGCCCTAGAGGTATCTGAGTCTCCAGCAGAGACATTGGGGGAATCCTCTGAATCTTGCCCCCTGAGGCCAGGGGaggttgggggaggagcaggccaGGGGGCTGAAGGACCACCCGGCACCCCTCGGAGAACAGgcaaaggaaacaggagaaagaaacGTGCTGCAGGCAGAGGGGCTCTTAGCCGAGGAGGGGACAGTGCTCCACTGAGCCCTGGGGACAAGGAAGAGTCCAGCCACCAGGAAGTCCATGTCAGTCTGCCCCCGCCAAATGAGCAGGAGCTTCCAGGATGCAGCCCGGTTGAGGAGGAGcacaaaggctcagagaagccagAGTCTGAGCTGAAAGAGGAGCTCGGACCAGCAGACAAAAAAGAGTCTCGGCCCCCAGAAGCCTGTGGACCTATAGAAGAGACGGCCAGAAAGAAGGAGCAGGAGGGCCCCAGCCTAATATGCATGGCAG GACCCACAGGTCCAGAAGGGCTTCCATCAGACCCACCAACACCACCCTTGGAGGCTGTGCAGGAAATGAAAGGGGACAGTGTCCCAGAAGAGGCCTCTCCAGTCTCCATCTCTGATGACCCGGATGTAGCTTGGGACTTGATGGCATCTGGATTCCTTGTCCTGACTG GAGGGATGGACCAGAGTGGGCGAGCTCTGCTGACCATTACCCCACCATGCCCTCCTGAAGAACCCCCACCCTCTCGAGACATGCTGAGCACTACTCTTCATTACCTCCACTCATTGCTCAG GCCTGATCTCCAGATACTGGGGCTGTCCATCCTGCTGGACCTTCGAAAGGCCCCACTGCCTCCAGCACTCATTCCTGTTCTAAGTCAACTTCAG GACTCAGGAGACCCTCCTCTCATTCAGCGTCTCTGCTCTCTCACTCATGATGACCCTCTGACTGAATTCTATGGACTTCAG GGCGCTGAGTTGCTGTCAGAAAGTGATCTGAAAAGAGTGGCCAAGCCAGAGGAGCTGCCGTGGGACTTGGGAGGTCACAGGGAACCCTTGCCCAGCTACTGGGTAGAGACACACCAG gaaGTGGCAAGGCTGTGCCTCCTGTGTCAAGGTGTGCTGTGCTCTGTGCGGCAAGCCATTGAGGAGCTGGAGGGAGCCGCAGAGCCAGAAGGAGAG GAGGCTGTAGGAATGCTTGAGCCCCTACAGAAGGTGCTGGCAGATCCCCGACTGACGGAGCTGCAGAGGGATGGGGGAGCCATCCTGATGAGGCTGCGCTCCACCCATAGCAGCAA GCTGGAGGGCCCTGGCCCCGCTACACTGTACCAGGAGGTGGATGAAGCCATTCACCAGCTCGTGCGCCTCTCCAACCTGCATGTACAAGAGCAGGAGCGGAGGCAGCGTCTACACCGACTCCAGCAG GTGCTACAGTGGCTCT GGCCTGGGGAGGAGCAGCTAGCAAGCTTTGCTGTGCCTGGGG TCCTGTCTGCCCTGCAAGAGACAGAGCTACAGTTCCGGGCTTTCAGTACTGAGGTTCAg GAGCGCCTGGCCCAGGCCCGGGAGGCCTTGGCCCTGGAGGAGGACACCACCTCCCAGAAGGTTCTGGATGTCTTTGAACAGCGGCTGGAGCAGGTTGAGAGTGGCCTCCATCGGGCCCTGCGGCTACAGCGCTTCTTCCAGCAG GCacatgaatgggtgaatgaaggTTCTGCTCGGCTGGCAGGAGCGGGACCGGGTCGGGAGGCAGTGCTGGCAGCCCTGGCCCTGCGGCGGGCCCCGGAGCCGAGCGCCGGCACCTTCCAGGAGATGCGGGCCCTGGCCTTGGACCTGGGCAGCCCTGCAGCCCTGCGAGAATGGGGCCGCTGCCGGGCCCGCTGCCAAGAGCTGGAGAGGAGGATTCAGCAACACCTGGGAGAGGAGGCGAGTCCACAGGGCCACCGGCGACGACGGGCAGACAGCACCAGCAGCGGAGGGGCCTCCCGGGGCCCCCACAGCCCCTCGCCCAGCCTTAGCTCCCTGCTGCTCCCCAGCAGCCCTGGGCCACGTGCAGCCCCATCCCATTGCTCCCTGGCGCCCTGTGGGGAGGACTGTGAAGAGGAGGGCCCTGATTTGGCtccagaggcagagggcaggccTCCAAGGACTGTGCTGATCCGAGGCCTGGAAGTCACCAGTACTGAGGTGGTCGACAGGACGTGCTCACCCCGGGAACATGTGCTGCTGGGCCGAGCTGGAGGTCCAGACGGGCCCTGGGGAGTAGGCACCCCCCGGATGGAGCGCAAGCGAAGCATCAGGTGAGAGCCCAGGCCAATCAGTGCCCAAGAG CGTCTGGTGTCTGAGCTGATTGCCTGTGAGCAAGAGTACGTGGCCACCTTGAGTGAGC TGCCACCTGGGCCTGAGCTGACTCCtgaactgaggggcgcctgggctgcCGCCCTGAGTACGCGGGAGAGGCTTCGCAGCTTCCACCGGACACATTTCCTACGGGAGCTTCAGGGCTGCGCCACCCACCCCCTGCGG ATTGGGGCCTGCTTTCTTCGCCAC GGGGACCAGTTCAGCCTTTATGCCCAGTATGTGAAGCACCGACACAAACTGGAGAATGGTTTGGCTGCACTTGGCCCCCCAACCAAG GGCTCCACAGAGAGTGGCCCTTACCTGCCCCGCGCCCTGCAGCAGCCCCTGGAGCAGCTTGCTCGGTATGGGCGGCTCCTGGAGGAGCTCCTAAGGGAAGCTGGGCCTGAACTGAGTTCTGAGCGCCAGGCTCTTGGGGCTGCCGTGCAGCTGCTCCGGGAACAGGAGACCCGTGGCAGAGACTTGCTGGCCGTGGAGGCAGTGCGTGGCTGCGAG acAGATCTGAAGGAGCAGGGACAGCTCCTGCACCGGGACCCCTTCACTGTCATCTGTGGTCGAAAGAAGTGCCTTCGCCATGTCTTTCTCTTTGAGCATCTCCTCCTGTTCAGCAAGCTCAAGGGCGCTGAGGGGGGGTCAGAGACCTTTGTTTACAAGCAGGCCTTTAAG ACTGCTGACATGGGGCTAACAGAAAACATCGGTGACAGCGGCCTCTGCTTTGAGTTGTGGTTTCGGCGGCGGCGTGCACGAGAGGCATACACTCTGCAGGCAGCCTCACCAGAGATCAAACTCAAGTGGACCAGTTCTATTGCCCAGCTGCTGTGGAGACAAGCAGCCCACAACAAGG AGCTCCGAGTGCAGCAGATGGTCTCCATGGGCATTGGGAATAAACCCTTCCTGGACATCAAAGCCCTTGGGGAGCGGACGCTTAGTGCCTTGCTCACTGGAAGAG CCGCCCGCACCCGGGCTTCCGTGGCCGTGTCATCCTTTGAGCATGCCGGCCCTTCCCTTCCCGGCCTCTCACCGGGAGCCTGCTCCCTGCCTGCCCGCGTCGAGGAGGAGGCCTGGGATCTGGACGTCAAGCAAATTTCCCTGG ccccagaaACACTTGACTCTTCTGGAGATGTGTCCCCAGGACCAAGAAACAGCCCCAGCCTGCAACCCCCCCACCCTGGGAGCAGCACTCCCACTCTGGCCAGTGGAGGGATCTTAGGGCTGTCCCGGCAG AGTCATGCCCGAGCCCTGAGCGACCCCACTACACCTCTGTGA
- the ZNF219 gene encoding zinc finger protein 219, with protein sequence MEGSRPRAPGGHLAPSPPTFDGELDLQRYSNGPGVSAGSPGMGAVGWSESRAGERRFPCPVCGKRFRFNSILALHLRAHPGAQAFQCPHCGHRAAQRALLRSHLRTHQPERPRSPAARLLLELEERALLREARLGRARSSGGMQSTPATEGLARPQAPSSSTFRCPFCKGKFRTAAERERHLHILHRPWKCGLCSFGSSQEEELLHHSLTAHGAPERPLAASSAAPQPQPPPQPEPRSVPESEPEPEREAAPAPAPAAPEDPPAPPEFRCQVCGQSFTQSWFLKGHMRKHKASFDHACPVCGRCFKEPWFLKNHMKVHASKLGPLRAPGPGSGAARAPQPPDLGLLAYEPLGPALLLAPAPTPAERREPPSLLGYLSLRAGEARPNGEGAEPGAGRSFGGFRPLPSTLPARARRHRAEEPEEEEEVVEAEEETWARSRALGPLASLHPRPGEGPGHSAPAAGTQARSTATQEENGLLVGGSRPEGGRGATGKDCPFCGKSFRSAHHLKVHLRVHTGERPYKCPHCDYAGTQSGSLKYHLQRHHREQRSGAGPGPPPEPPPPSQRRSAQPSGAKTAPQPATWVEGAANPRPPSSAAPGSRRKPASPGRTLRNGRGGEAEPLDLSLRAGPGGEAGPGGALHRCLFCPFATGAPELMALHLQVHHSRRARGRRPPQADASPSYTPVQLGETPPSPPQEGEEGPGLSRSGEAGLGGQER encoded by the exons ATGGAG GGCTCACGTCCCCGTGCCCCGGGCGGCCACTTAGCGCCCTCGCCGCCAACATTCGACGGCGAACTGGATCTGCAGCGCTACTCCAACGGGCCAGGCGTGAGCGCCGGGTCTCCAGGGATGGGAGCAGTGGGCTGGTCCGAGAGTCGCGCAGGCGAAAGGCGCTTCCCCTGCCCTGTATGCGGGAAGCGCTTCCGCTTCAACTCTATCCTGGCTTTGCACCTGCGGGCGCACCCGGGCGCCCAGGCCTTCCAGTGCCCGCACTGTGGCCACCGCGCAGCGCAGCGGGCCCTGCTGCGCTCTCACCTGCGCACGCACCAGCCCGAGCGCCCGCGTAGCCCGGCCGCACGCCTGTTGCTGGAGTTGGAGGAGCGCGCGCTACTGCGCGAGGCCCGGCTGGGGAGAGCCCGAAGTTCAGGGGGCATGCAGTCCACCCCTGCCACCGAAGGCCTGGCGCGGCCCCAGGCTCCTTCGTCGTCCACTTTCCGTTGCCCTTTCTGCAAAGGCAAGTTTCGCACCGCGGCGGAGCGCGAACGCCACCTGCACATCCTGCACAGGCCCTGGAAGTGCGGCCTGTGCAGTTTTGGCTCCAGCCAGGAGGAGGAGCTGCTGCATCACAGCCTGACGGCCCACGGAGCTCCTGAGCGCCCCCTGGCGGCCTCCTCGGCTGcgccccagcctcagcctccaCCCCAACCTGAACCCAGATCGGTCCCAGAGTCTGAGCCGGAGCCCGAACGTGAGGCAGCTCCCGCCCCCGCTCCTGCTGCTCCCGAGGACCCCCCAGCACCCCCGGAGTTCCGCTGTCAAGTGTGTGGCCAGAGCTTTACGCAGTCCTGGTTTCTCAAGGGCCACATGCGCAAGCACAAGGCCTCCTTCGATCACGCGTGTCCCGTGTGTGGCCGCTGcttcaaggagccctggttccttaaGAACCACATGAAGGTGCACGCCAGCAAGCTGGGCCCGTTGCGTGCCCCGGGTCCTGGTTCCGGGGCGGCCCGGGCCCCTCAGCCTCCTGACCTGGGCCTGCTGGCCTATGAGCCACTGGGCCCCGCGCTCCTCTTGGCCCCAGCACCCACTCCGGCAGAGCGCCGTGAGCCTCCGAGTCTCCTGGGCTATCTGAGCCTGCGAGCTGGCGAGGCCCGGCCTAATGGTGAGGGCGCTGAGCCTGGGGCTGGCCGCAGCTTCGGAGGCTTCCGCCCACTGCCCTCCACTCTCCCGGCCCGGGCTCGCCGGCATCGCGCCGAGgagccagaggaggaagaggaggtggtGGAGGCGGAGGAGGAGACCTGGGCCCGGAGCAGGGCGTTGGGCCCTCTGGCTTCACTGCATCCCCGCCCAGGCGAGGGGCCAGGGCACTCTGCGCCTGCCGCGGGGACCCAAGCAAGGTCCACCGCCACGCAGG AAGAGAATGGGCTGTTAGTTGGAGGGTCCCGGCCTGAAGGGGGCCGGGGAGCCACAGGAAAGGATTGCCCCTTCTGTGGAAAATCTTTCCGCTCAGCGCATCACCTTAAAGTGCACCTGCGAGTGCACACAG GCGAGCGCCCCTACAAGTGTCCGCACTGCGACTACGCGGGCACCCAATCCGGCTCGCTCAAGTATCACCTGCAGCGCCACCACCGAGAGCAGAGAAGCGGAGCAGGCCCCGGACCGCCCCCGGAACCACCGCCCCCTTCCCAGCGGCGTTCCGCACAGCCGTCGGGAGCCAAGACGGCTCCGCAGCCTGCGACCTGGGTGGAGGGCGCGGCGAACCCCCGGCCCCCTTCGAGCGCTGCGCCGGGGTCCCGTCGGAAGCCTGCCAGCCCCGGGAGGACCCTGCGCAACGGGCGAGGCGGTGAGGCCGAACCCCTGGACCTGTCCCTGCGGGCGGGGCCAGGAGGCGAGGCTGGGCCGGGGGGTGCCCTCCACCGATGCCTCTTCTGCCCCTTCGCCACTGGAGCGCCTGAGCTCATGGCCTTGCACCTGCAAGTGCACCACAGCCGCAGGGCTCGGGGCCGCAGGCCGCCCCAGGCCGATGCGTCCCCGTCCTACACCCCTGTACAGTTGGGAGAGACCCCTCCCAGTCCTCcgcaggaaggggaggagggcccCGGGCTGTCGAGATCAGgagaggcggggctggggggaCAGGAACGGTAG